The Lacticaseibacillus rhamnosus DNA window ATGATCTCCCATTTGCGGATAAGTTATTGCTGGTCGAGGTTTACACGGACTCCGGAAATTGGTCCAGTTACCCGCCACATCGACATGATCACGATAATTTACCGACAGAATCGCTGTTGGAAGAAATCTATTATCACGAAATGCAGCCGAAGCAAGGATTTGTTTTTCAGCGCGTGTATACCGATGATTTATCGCTTAACGAGACGATGACAGTGCAAAACCAAGACGTTGTGATTGTTCCTAAAGGCTATCATCCTGTTGGTGTACCGGATGGGTATGACAGTTATTACCTCAACATTATGGCGGGACCGACACGAGTTTGGCATTTTCACAATGCGCCAGAACATGCCTGGATTATTGATCGAAAGTAATGAAAAAGGATAGCTTTGCAGCTAAGTTGACGAGGGGGGGACATTTTAAATGTCACAAAAATTCGATTTGATTGCTATTGGTCGAGCAGCAGTTGATTTAAATGCGGTTGAATATAATCGACCTTTAGAAGAAACCAAGAGCTTTGCAAAATTTGTTGGCGGATCGCCGGCAAATATTGCAATCGGGTCAGCCAAATTAGGCCAAAAAGTAGGATTCATCGGGAAGGTGTCCGATGATCAGCTGGGTCATTATGTGACGCAATACATGGCAGACGTAGGCATTGACACAACGCAAATGGTCAAGGATGATGCGGGCCACAAAATTGGCTTAACGTTTACTGAAATCATTAGTCCTGAAGAAAGCGATATTTTGATGTATCGAAATGAAGCCGCCGATTTATATCTGACAACGGCTGATGTTTCAGAAGAATATTTAGCGCAAGCCAAGATGTTGGTGATTTCCGGGACCGGATTAGCCCAAAGCCCGTCGCGAGAGGCGATTTTAAAGGCACTCACAGTTGCAAAATCACTTGGAGTGGAAGTGGTGTTTGAACTGGATTATCGCCCGTATACCTGGAAAAATGCCGAAGAAACGAGTCTTTATTATCAATTAGTTGCCCAGCGTGCAGATGTGATTATTGGCACGCGTGACGAATTTGATGTTCTGGAAAATCATCACGGCAACACGGACGAGCAGACAATTGCGACACTTTTCCAATACGATCCTAAGCTAATCGTGATCAAAAGCGGCGTTCAGGGGTCAAATGCGTATACAAAAGCCGGCGATCATTATCACTTTGGAGTTTTCAAGACGAAGGTTCTTAAGAGTTTCGGCGCTGGCGATTCATTTGCTGCCGGGTTCCTATATGCTTACAGCCACGACTTGGGAATAGAAACTGCCTTGAAGTATGGCAGTGCTGCAGCGTCTATTGTGATTAGTCAGTTAAGTTCTTCAGAAGCGATGCCGGATTTGGCGAAACTCACGGCATTTATTCACGAAGCAGAGAGGCAGGAGGTGCATTAGGATGAGCGCAATGGAGTTGAAGGCGCAGGGAGGAGAAGCAAAACCGGCCGCGGCCGATACCGTTCGATTGACAACCGCGCAGGCCCTCGTGCGCTTTTTAAACCAACAATATCTTGATGTTGATGGTGAGGTCACCCCGTTTGTCGAAGGGATCTTTGCAATTTTTGGCCATGGCAATGTACTGGGTTTGGGGGAAGCCTTGCAGGAAGACCCGGGGCACTTAAAGGTTTATCAAGGGCATAACGAACAAGGAATGGCCAGTACTGCGATTGCCTATAGCCGTCAGTTGTATCGCCATAAGATTTTTGCGGTGACTGCTTCGGCAGGTCCGGGTTCGGCTAACTTTGTCACGGCGGCGGGAAATGCATACGTGAACAACATTCCGATTCTCTTTTTGCCCGCGGATACATTTGCCACACGTCAGCCGGATCCGGTTTTGCAGCAAATTGAAGTGGACAGCAGCGCAACTACTACCACGAACGATGCGTTGAAGCCGGTGTCGCGGTACTGGGATCGCATCGAACGGCCCGAGCAGCTGATGAGCGCACTTTTAAAAGCCTTTGAAGTGCTGACAAATCCTGAAACAGCAGGCCCGGTCACGATTGCGTTGCCACAAGATACCGAGGGTGAAGCTTATGATTATCCGCGTAGTTTCTTCAATAAGCGCGTGCATGTGATCAAGCGGATTCAACCGAGTGCGGCGGAATTAACGGAAGCGGTTCAACTTGTTAAGGCCAGTCGCTATCCTGTCTTAATTGTGGGTGGTGGCGCCAAGTTCAGTGAAGCCGGTTCGGCGATTGAAGCTTTCTCGGATAAGCTAAATATTCCGATTGTTGAAACACCAACTGGCAAGTCCACTATTTCGGCAACGTTTGCCAATAATATGGGCGGTACCGGGATTCTAGGAACAACAGCGGCTAATGAAGTGGTCGCAAAAGCTGATCTCATTATTGGTGCTGGAACTCGCTACACAGACTTTACAACAGCTTCCAAGACGGCTATTCATCCGGAGAAAACCCGCGTGCTTAACATTAATTTGAATCGCATGCAGTCGTATAAGTTTGACGGCTTTCCGATTGTGGCAGATGTCCGGGATACACTGAGCCAACTGACTAGTGAATTGTCTGGATATCAAAGTGACTTTACCAACCTCGCAGACCTCAAAGCTGCTTGGCAACAGGAACGGCAGCGTTTGGCCCATACAAACTATGATGCGCCAGATTATACGCCTGAGGTTAAGGGTCAATTCAGTGCGGCGACATTAGCTGAGTATGCCGAGAAGTTACAAACCCATTTCACTCAGACGGAAGCGGTTATTGCTGTGAATGACACGATTGCGCCGGATAGCATTATTGTTGCTGCAGCGGGATCGTTACCAGGGGATGTTCAACGAATCTGGGATCCAATTGTGCCCAATACCTATCACATGGAATATGGGTATTCCATGATGGGTTACGAGGTTCCGGCAGCATTGGGGATTAAGTTGGCACAACCGGATAAAGAAAGTTATGCCTTGGTTGGTGACGGCAGCTTCATCATGTTGCATTCAGAACTTGTCACCGCGCTGCAATATCATAAGAAGATCAACATTTTAGTCTTTGATAATTCCGGATTTGCTTCCATCAATAACTTACAAATGGCTCAAGGCAGCAATAGCTATCGAACCGAATTTAGAACTGCCGACCATGATATCTTAACAATCGATTTTGCCAAAATTGCGGAAGGATATGGGGCTAAAACTTATCACGTCAATGATCGTGACAGTTTAGTCGCTGCCTTGGAGGATGCCAAGAAGCAAACAGTTTCGACATTAATTGATATCAAAGTGCTGCCTAAAACGATGACACAAGGATACGGCCAAAGTTGGTGGCGAGTCGGGGTTTCCGAAGTATCCGACAATCCAAACGTCCAAAAAGCGTATCAAGACATTCAGACAGGTATTGATCAGGCATTTAAATACTGAGGAAAACAACAATACAAAGGAGCGATTGACATGGTTGTCAAAGTTGGGGTTATCGGTACAGGCGCAATGGGACGCGCACACATTGATCGGCTAACCAATGTTTTAACCGGAGCTGAAGTCATTGCCGTCACGGATATTGATCAAGAAGCTGCCCAAGCCGCTGTTCGGGATTTTAAGCTTAACGCAAAGGTTTATCCGGATGACACGAGTTTGTTAAAGGATCCGGACATTGATGCCGTTTTTGTTGTTAGTTTTGGCGGTGCACATGAGGCGACTATTCTCAAAGCCTTAGACACCGATAAATTCATTTTCACCGAAAAACCGTTGGCAACGACCCTTGAGGGAGCTAAACGGATCGTGGATAAGGAAATAAGCAAACCGCGAAAAGTCATTCAAGTAGGCTTTATGCGCCGGTATGATGAGGGCATCCATGCCTTGAAGACTAAGCTGGATTCGGGCATCATCGGAACGCCGTTGGTTGTGCGCGCCAGTCATATTAATCCTAATGTTGCGGCCAATTATTCAAATGAAATGGCCATTACGGATACATTGATTCATGAAATCGATGAAATGCATTGGTTACTTGATGATGATTATGCATCGATTCAAATCACCTATCCGCGCCAGTCAAGTCAGGTGACCAATGAAGGGTTGCGGGATCCGCAATTAGCCACATTGACCACCAAAAAAGGAACGGTCATTCAAGTGTTGGTTCATGTGACGGCGCAGTACGGTTATGAAGTCAAACTCGAAGTTGTCGGCGAAACCGGAGAATTAAAGCTACCGGATTACGGATTCGAGCCAATCGTTCGCACCCAAGCAACTCAGCAAACCGCTATGGAAACAAGTTGGGTAAACCGCTTCTTGCAAGCATACAACACCGAAGTTCAGGAATTTATCGATCACGTGGCTAAGGATCAATCACCGGTCGGCCCGAGTGCCTGGGATGGGTATGTTGCAGCGGTGACGGCCGAGGCCGCGATTCGTTCGCAAAAGGATCAAGAACCGGTTTTGATCAATGTTGCCGAGACGCCAACATTTTATCAAACGAATCAACCGGTAAAGGCTTAGCCATCTAGTCAAGCAATGTAAAAAAGAGGGGGAAAACGCGATGGTTCAAAGGGAAGTTAAAATTGGCATTGTGGGGTTAGGACGACTTGGTAAAATCCATGCAACCAATCTCGCCACGAAGATTCCACATGCTAAGTTGCAAGCGGCAACGAGTGTGGTACCGGAGGAGTTAGCCTGGGCACGTCAAGAACTCGGAGTTGAAGAAACCTATGAAGACTTTGATGACATGGTTCAACATGCCGATATTGACGCCGTCTTTATCGTGTCACCGTCTGGGTTTCATTTGCCGCAAATAGAAAGTGCCATGCAAGCAGGCAAGCATGTTTTCAGTGAAAAGCCGATTGGATTAGATCTGGATGCCATTAAACACACTCAGGCAGTGATTGCCGATCACCCGGAGTTAAAATTCCAACTTGGATTTATGCGGCGCTTTGATGATTCATATGTTTATGCCAAGCAATTAGTTGATGCAGGCAAAATTGGTGATATCACCCTTATTCGCAGTTACAGTATTGACCCTGCAGCCGGGATGGAAAGTTTTGTCAAGTTCGCAACTTCAGCCAATAGCGGTGGCTTGTTCCTGGATATGTCGATTCATGATATTGACGTTATTCGCTGGTTGACCGGTAAGGAAATTGATAAAGTCTGGGCTATCGGCTTAAATCGCGCCTATCCGGTTTTGGATCAGGCAGGCGAGCTTGAGACAGGTGCTGCACTGATGCAACTTGAGGATAAGACGATGGCGATCTTAGTAGCCGGACGCAACGCTGCTCATGGCTATCATGTCGAAACGGAGATTATCGGAACCAAGGGCATGCTGCGGGTTGCGCAAGTGCCTGAGAAGAATCTGGTGACGGTCATGAATGAAGAAGGCATCATTCGGCCAACCTCACAAAACTTCCCAGAGCGTTTTGCCCAGGCATTCTTAAGTGAAGAACAGGCTTTTGTCGACAGTATTTTAACTGGTGAGACAGTCGGCATTACGGCGGAAGATGGCCTTCAAGGGACCAAAGCCGCGCTGGCACTGCAACGCGCGTACGAAAAGAACGATATTGTCAAGGTGACCGATGTTGATAAAAAGGTAGGTGCTTAAAGTGACGATTGCATTAGGAATTGCCCCGATTGGCTGGACGAATGATGATATGCCTGACTTGGGCAAAGAAGTGACTTTCGAACAGGCCATTGATGAGATGGCGCTGGCAGGGTATCAAGGAACGGAAGTTGGGAATAAATATCCTAAAGATCCAGTGGTTTTAAAGCATTACTTGGACCTGCGACATCTGAAAATTGCCAGTGCCTGGTTTAGCGCCTTTTTAACGACCAAGCCCTATGAAGAAACCGAAGCAGCGTTTATCAAGCATCGTGATTTTCTACACGCCATGGGAGCCAAGGTAATCGTGGTAGCAGAACAAGGCCATAGTGTTCAAGGCATGTTGGATAAGTCGGTCTTTGATGATAAACCGCATTTTACCGATGAAGAGTGGCAACGCTTGGCCACTAGTTTGGAACGGTTGGGGGATCGCGCCCATGAAGTCGGGATGCAGATTGTTTACCATCATCATATGGGCACCGGAGTTCAAACAACGGCAGAAATTGATAAATTAATGGCCATGACGGATCCGGATAAAGTGTCTCTTTTGTTTGATACCGGACATTTGGTTCTATCTGGTGAGGACCCATTAACAATTTTTGATCGCTACCATGATCGGATTAAGCATATTCACTTCAAGGATGTTCGTCCTGAACAAGCCCAGCAAGAACGTACTGACCACTTAAGCTTCCTTCAAGGCGTTAAAAATGGCATGTTTACCGTGCCTGGCGATGGCATGATTGACTTCAAGCCGATTTGGGAAGCCATTCAAAAGCAACACTATGACGGCTGGATTGTGGTTGAAGCTGAACAAGATCCAGCAAAAGCAAATCCGTTTGAATATGCGCTAAAGGCTAAGCATTATCTAGATACGATCATGACGATTCCCCAAGCAGTTTAAGGGTTCTGTTCGAGAAGGGATATGGTTTTATGGCGTTGATACCGGCAACAAAACTGATTCAAGCTGCACTGGCAGATCACGCAGCAATCGGTCACTTTAATATTAATGGTGCCGATTGGTTGGAAACGTATCTTAAAGTTGCGCAGAAAACCGGAACGCCGATTATTGTTGCTACCTCTGATCGAATTATTGATTTTCTTGGCGGATTCGATTTCATTGCTAGCTATGTACGCTTTATGGTGCAGGCATTGCATATCACCGTACCGGTCGTAT harbors:
- the iolE gene encoding myo-inosose-2 dehydratase, producing MTIALGIAPIGWTNDDMPDLGKEVTFEQAIDEMALAGYQGTEVGNKYPKDPVVLKHYLDLRHLKIASAWFSAFLTTKPYEETEAAFIKHRDFLHAMGAKVIVVAEQGHSVQGMLDKSVFDDKPHFTDEEWQRLATSLERLGDRAHEVGMQIVYHHHMGTGVQTTAEIDKLMAMTDPDKVSLLFDTGHLVLSGEDPLTIFDRYHDRIKHIHFKDVRPEQAQQERTDHLSFLQGVKNGMFTVPGDGMIDFKPIWEAIQKQHYDGWIVVEAEQDPAKANPFEYALKAKHYLDTIMTIPQAV
- the iolC gene encoding 5-dehydro-2-deoxygluconokinase, which gives rise to MSQKFDLIAIGRAAVDLNAVEYNRPLEETKSFAKFVGGSPANIAIGSAKLGQKVGFIGKVSDDQLGHYVTQYMADVGIDTTQMVKDDAGHKIGLTFTEIISPEESDILMYRNEAADLYLTTADVSEEYLAQAKMLVISGTGLAQSPSREAILKALTVAKSLGVEVVFELDYRPYTWKNAEETSLYYQLVAQRADVIIGTRDEFDVLENHHGNTDEQTIATLFQYDPKLIVIKSGVQGSNAYTKAGDHYHFGVFKTKVLKSFGAGDSFAAGFLYAYSHDLGIETALKYGSAAASIVISQLSSSEAMPDLAKLTAFIHEAERQEVH
- a CDS encoding Gfo/Idh/MocA family protein, producing MVVKVGVIGTGAMGRAHIDRLTNVLTGAEVIAVTDIDQEAAQAAVRDFKLNAKVYPDDTSLLKDPDIDAVFVVSFGGAHEATILKALDTDKFIFTEKPLATTLEGAKRIVDKEISKPRKVIQVGFMRRYDEGIHALKTKLDSGIIGTPLVVRASHINPNVAANYSNEMAITDTLIHEIDEMHWLLDDDYASIQITYPRQSSQVTNEGLRDPQLATLTTKKGTVIQVLVHVTAQYGYEVKLEVVGETGELKLPDYGFEPIVRTQATQQTAMETSWVNRFLQAYNTEVQEFIDHVAKDQSPVGPSAWDGYVAAVTAEAAIRSQKDQEPVLINVAETPTFYQTNQPVKA
- the iolG gene encoding inositol 2-dehydrogenase, whose protein sequence is MVQREVKIGIVGLGRLGKIHATNLATKIPHAKLQAATSVVPEELAWARQELGVEETYEDFDDMVQHADIDAVFIVSPSGFHLPQIESAMQAGKHVFSEKPIGLDLDAIKHTQAVIADHPELKFQLGFMRRFDDSYVYAKQLVDAGKIGDITLIRSYSIDPAAGMESFVKFATSANSGGLFLDMSIHDIDVIRWLTGKEIDKVWAIGLNRAYPVLDQAGELETGAALMQLEDKTMAILVAGRNAAHGYHVETEIIGTKGMLRVAQVPEKNLVTVMNEEGIIRPTSQNFPERFAQAFLSEEQAFVDSILTGETVGITAEDGLQGTKAALALQRAYEKNDIVKVTDVDKKVGA
- the iolD gene encoding 3D-(3,5/4)-trihydroxycyclohexane-1,2-dione acylhydrolase (decyclizing) produces the protein MSAMELKAQGGEAKPAAADTVRLTTAQALVRFLNQQYLDVDGEVTPFVEGIFAIFGHGNVLGLGEALQEDPGHLKVYQGHNEQGMASTAIAYSRQLYRHKIFAVTASAGPGSANFVTAAGNAYVNNIPILFLPADTFATRQPDPVLQQIEVDSSATTTTNDALKPVSRYWDRIERPEQLMSALLKAFEVLTNPETAGPVTIALPQDTEGEAYDYPRSFFNKRVHVIKRIQPSAAELTEAVQLVKASRYPVLIVGGGAKFSEAGSAIEAFSDKLNIPIVETPTGKSTISATFANNMGGTGILGTTAANEVVAKADLIIGAGTRYTDFTTASKTAIHPEKTRVLNINLNRMQSYKFDGFPIVADVRDTLSQLTSELSGYQSDFTNLADLKAAWQQERQRLAHTNYDAPDYTPEVKGQFSAATLAEYAEKLQTHFTQTEAVIAVNDTIAPDSIIVAAAGSLPGDVQRIWDPIVPNTYHMEYGYSMMGYEVPAALGIKLAQPDKESYALVGDGSFIMLHSELVTALQYHKKINILVFDNSGFASINNLQMAQGSNSYRTEFRTADHDILTIDFAKIAEGYGAKTYHVNDRDSLVAALEDAKKQTVSTLIDIKVLPKTMTQGYGQSWWRVGVSEVSDNPNVQKAYQDIQTGIDQAFKY